In one Dreissena polymorpha isolate Duluth1 chromosome 7, UMN_Dpol_1.0, whole genome shotgun sequence genomic region, the following are encoded:
- the LOC127836934 gene encoding ctenidin-3-like isoform X2 — protein MKLIICASVALAAVVGLVFADEFNFGNNFDDGYGGGYGYGLGSLSIGSLGGGYGQAAYIPVPVGRGGSGSSGSSGLSGLLPLLGLLFLLPLLFNRNTARTSDQILLINSTLTGGK, from the exons ATGAAGCTTATCATATGCGCCTCTGTTGCCCTCGCCGCCGTCGTCGGTCTGGTCTTCGCCGACGAATTCAACTTCGGCAATAATTTTGACGATGGCTATGGCGGCGGTTATGGATACGGGCTCGGATCCCTTAGCATTGGATCCCTTGGTGGCGGATACGGACAGGCTGCCTACATCCCCGTGCCCGTTGGAAGGGGAGGCTCCGGAAGCTCCGGAAGCTCCGGACTGAGCGGTCTCT TGCCCCTGCTCGGTCTCCTGTTCCTGCTCCCTCTGCTCTTCAACAGAAACACTGCCAGAACTTCCGACCAGATCCTCCTCATCAACTCTACCCTCACCGGTGGAAAATAA
- the LOC127836934 gene encoding holotricin-3-like isoform X1 has protein sequence MNPIIFASVALAAVVGLVFADEFNFGNNFDDGYGGGYGYGLGSLSIGSLGGGYGHGSSFGSGYGQAAYIPVPVGRGGSGSSGLSGLLPLLGLLFLLPLLFNRNTARTSDQILLINSTLTGGK, from the exons ATGAATCCGATCATCTTCGCCTCTGTTGCCCTCGCCGCCGTCGTCGGTCTGGTCTTCGCCGACGAGTTCAACTTCGGCAATAATTTTGACGATGGCTATGGCGGCGGTTATGGATACGGGCTCGGATCCCTTAGCATTGGATCCCTGGGTGGCGGATACGGACATGGATCTTCATTCGGATCCGGATACGGCCAGGCTGCCTACATCCCCGTGCCCGTTGGAAGGGGAGGCTCCGGAAGCTCCGGACTGAGCGGTCTCT TGCCCCTGCTCGGTCTCCTGTTCCTGCTTCCTCTGCTCTTCAACAGAAACACCGCCAGAACTTCCGACCAGATCCTCCTCATCAACTCTACCCTCACCGGTGGAAAATAA
- the LOC127836933 gene encoding uncharacterized protein LOC127836933, producing MKLIIFASVALAAVAGLVFADEFNFGNNFDDGYGGGYGYGLGSLSLGSLGGGYGVGSLGGGYGHGSSFGSGYGQAAYVPVPVGRGGSGSSGISGLLPLLGLLFLLPLLFNRNTATTSDQILLINSTLTGGK from the exons ATGAAACTGATCATCTTCGCCTCTGTTGCCCTCGCCGCCGTCGCCGGTCTGGTCTTCGCCGACGAATTCAACTTCGGCAATAATTTTGACGATGGATATGGCGGTGGCTATGGATACGGACTCGGATCCCTGAGCCTTGGATCCCTGGGTGGCGGATACGGAGTCGGATCCCTGGGTGGCGGATACGGACATGGATCTTCATTCGGATCCGGATACGGACAGGCTGCCTACGTCCCCGTGCCCGTTGGAAGGGGAGGCTCCGGAAGCTCCGGAATCAGCGGTCTCT TGCCCCTGCTCGGTCTCCTGTTCCTGCTTCCTCTGCTCTTCAACAGAAACACTGCCACAACTTCCGACCAGATCCTCCTCATCAACTCTACCCTCACCGGTGGAAAATGA